In Chelonia mydas isolate rCheMyd1 chromosome 7, rCheMyd1.pri.v2, whole genome shotgun sequence, the sequence tgacaattttttaaaatcaagattggatgtttttctaaaagatctgttcttgGACAAGTTCCATGGCACGTGTTATATAGGACATCAAACTAAACAATCACAATGGTCCTGTCTAGCATAAGAATCTATTAGTCTATTTAATATAAATCCAAgtctatttttcattatttagtaAACAAAAACCAAGAATTAACTGTGTAAGCttggctcactattaaaaatactttaaccTTGAAgtatagtttttgttttgtttcatatttgtatttattGGCTTGCATTCTGTTCCAGAAATAAGCAAAGGTTGGGAGGGCTCTCATACCTTTTAAACTTTCCTGTGTTGTTCTGTTTGTGAACTAACTGTACCAAGAAATTTCCCAGAAACAAAATCCCTTCAGCCTCAAAAGAAGAAAATGGTTCTGCATATTAGCTAAATGCCACAGCTAGGATCTGAAACCCTGTCCTGGAAGAAAAGTCCAGCCTGCAGATTGCAAACTGCTGTTCTGCTTCATGCAGAGGCTTGGAGGGATTCAATAATAATTGgtaaaagagcaaaaaaaaaaaaaaaaacccaccacacaaaATCTAGTTGAAGCATTTCTATTGTGAATAATTCAAAATTAAAAGgtgaaaaaggtaaaagaacccACCCTTTCACAGACACATTGAGAACTGACCTTGGGAATAAGGTACTGTTTGAGATGAACATCTCTAGTCACAGCACGTGGGACACCTAACGGGGCAAAAGTGAAGAACCTCTGGATTTCATGTACCACAGCATCTGTGTAGGGCATCTGGCTTCGATCCGCCATGCAGGGGCTTCGACTTTGGCCAATCACACGGTCAATCTCTTCATGGACTTTCTCTGTCATCAGATTAATGAGGCTTAACAATAATGGTAAAGGAGGATTTCCATAGATTTGCCACCATTGTATCACACTATCTGCAATTTGGGATTATAACAAACCTGGTCAATTTGGGGTTACAGAAACTACACTGATCTGGATTGAGAGAGGAATTCAATCACAATGGCCTATTTAGCCTTTGGCCCCTTTGCTCAGACTGTCAATACGGGGACAAGTAATGCCCATTGTAATGGTGCTTTTTGAATGAGAACGTGTGCCTGCAGGGAACTGGAGTATGAAACCGTCGTCCCCCACCCAACACATCTTCAACCCACTTCACATAAACTAATGAACCATCACCATGTTACAATAACATGGGTCACTGCCAGGCCAGGCGCCTCTGGTGACTGAAGGGGAGATGCTCTGTATCCATTTACTGGTCATGTATTCCTCATGTACCCTAGGACCTAACATTTTGTgtgtgcagggggcgggggggaagactGCTACCTTCTATTTCTGGATATTTCAGAAGAATCAGGAGTCCATATTTCAGAGTGATGCTGGTTGTCCCTGTTCCAGCGATAAATAATTCTACTGTGCTTCGTACCAAACTTTCCACATTAAATTCTGACTGGACATTCTTATGCTCCTGAAAAAAGATTTGGTGAAGATCTTTGATTATTGACGGTAGAACTGTAGGATATATTCAAATATATATTCTTCTACCCAACAGGTGACCCACCTCTGATCATTATAAAAAGCCCACAAAAATGGCCCATAGCACCTGACATTACAGCTGTATTACTGTGGTGCATTGGGTCTTTTCTGTGCAAtaaggtgatttttttctttatatgaaggaggagagaagagtaGAGTTTGACCATTATAATGTATGTTCCTTGGGCAGAGACCATGTCTCCCCTTCGGGCCTTCTCCAAAGCCCTGTCCTCTGTTATTGCTTAACAAATTAATCCCGATGATACATATAACCCATTCTAcaagaaaggggaagggctgcTGCCCTCACATACCTCTTTCATTTTGATGAGGAAAGCATCAATAAAGTCTTGAGGGCAGTTGGGATCCAGAGACTCTTTGTGCATCTTCACTCTCTCCAGAACAAATCTTCTGAACTCCTGAGCATTTTTAAATAACGCCTGGTGAGGCCCAGGGATGTAATCCATAAAAGTCGGGAAAAAAACATACAGCTATAAAGGATGAAAGAAAAACACAGCTTGATATATCTGGACACAACAGATAATCATCGTGTTCACTCAAATGATTCAAGTACAGCAGAACAATACAATATTTCTGTGGCACCTTCTTATGAAAATGGATTCAACAGATCGTTGTGAACTCCGCTAAGTCAGGCTATCGAACATACATAAATTCCTCACAAAAACAGCAGTGACATTCAGTTATATCAGCTAAGGTACACTTCATTTTTCCCCACATAAAACCACCCCAGTACACACATCCttttactaaaaaacaaaacaaacaaaaaaaaccactcaaGCGTCCAATCTTAGTTCTGACCACAGATTTTCTTAAGCAGCAATAAACCATTATagtctttaaaaggaaaatatacttTAGACTTCCTGAGGTGGCAGTAAATGGGTCAAATTCTCTCTTGTGGTGTAACTCCCTTTATTTTGACTGAGTTATGCCAAcaaagagtttggcccttcaTTGTGCAATTAGCGAGATTTTCAGGAATGGGGATGTGTCTGGTGGTTGGCTGTGAGCTGGAAGTGAAAGAAAGTTTGCTTTGGAGGTGAGAAATATGATCACATTCACTATCATATTGCTTATGGGATAAGGCATGTGATGTGATTGGTGTGGATCTTAACATTTTAACTGGCAACTTTCTTGATTTTTTACCAATAATGTTGATAGTGAATATCCTTAATCAAACTTAATTCTGAGCTAATGAAGTGTTTTATCTGGGAATTTAAACATGACTTAGAAACAAGTTTGAGGCTGGGTTTGGTAGTAGCTGCATCCTAATGAAGAGAATAAGACCATTATGGGAACCTGAAATAACACTTGTTTAAGGAAAATTAATAGTTAAAGAAATAAATCTCTGTTCCCTCCCTCAATACAAATGAGGAGAATAAAATAAACCCCTGAACATACTGCTGTCCAGGGAGAGCGCTGGAGCTTGTCATTTTCTTGTACAAGACTAATTAAAGTAACAAACTTCTTATCTTCATAGTCAAACCGGTCCCCAAAGATGATGGAGCAGATGACATTGGAGACAGCGTGGGTAAGGAAGAGGGTGGGGTCAAAGGGCCGCCCTGgagcaaaacaaaactaaaaagaatCAGTTTTAATTCAGTGTCTTCACCCTTAGCATCAGAGTCCCTGGCAACACGAGGACGTTGTGGATCTCCCACCCCAGGGCAAGGTGAGGCTGACAGCAATATTCCCTGGGGAGGGTGGGTTAGGGCTGCCCCAATCCCCACTCTTACCTCTCACATGCTAAATTAAACAACCACCACTTTTTCTGCTGGCAATCAGTTTTCACTCTGCTCTGCACCATGGCACACTCTGGTCTGACCAGGGGTCACCAGTCCCTCTCTGAGTGACACCTGCCTGTCTGACTTGGGGCCCATTTCACAGAAAGGATCCCAGCCCTTGGGACCAGCTGGTGGGGAAGCAGCAGTAGGGACCTGACCCCGACCCTGGATCCTGGACCCCTGCCACACAGGGCCAGCCGGCTGCCTGCCCCTGACCCCATAGGGCTGGCCAGCCGCCCCGATCCTGGACCCTCGCCGCATGGCTGCTTCAGACTCCAGAGCTTGTAGGGCCAGGCGGCTTCCCCTGAACCTGCTGGGCCGCCTGGGAGCCCTGGACCCCCAAAACTCGTGCCGGCAGCCCAGACCCCTTCGCTGGGCAGCCAGGAACCCAGGGGACCTGGCATGTGGGCCAACCTTTAGCagacagctgagctgggctgcagctgtgtgctaattgggctgaATGTGGCCCGTGCaccacaggttgagaactgctgctataGAATGAAGGTGCCAAACATGTATCAGATATCTAGCCGAGAAAAAAATTAGAAGAAGCAAACTGTAGGCCTGGGGGTCTTCTTAACCCAGCACACTGGAACTAACCCGCTCTAATATGGCTCACTGTGTTCGTGTCTATACACTCTAGACAAATATCTTTCATTTGCTTATTGATCACAGATcagaggggagaaaaggggagaaagaaaCAGCCAGAAATGGTCCTCTCTGGAAAGTTGCACACATCCTTTCCCATTACGTTAACACAGGTTGTTATATGTGCAGTTGATGGCTTGAGTTACAAGACGTTTGAACAAAACAATTAatataatgaaaaacagaaagacaAGAGTCTTTGACTCCTCAATTTCCAACGGACATGAAACAATCCCCACCATGTGTGTTTCTGAGTCTTTCCACTAGAAAATGGGTTTCCTCCTGGATACGCTCCTCAAtgcttttcttccccatcccaaaaTTTCTCAGATTAGTGAGGGCAAATCGGCGAAGCTGCTTCCACTGCTCCCCATTGCTGAAAACAATACCTGGAAAAGGGAAGAGAACAGGAATGAAAGGAGAGAGGGTCAGACTCAGTTTGCCTATTTGAAAAAAATACCCAAACATTGGTGACTCAACTTCAACTTAACCGATATTGTGCCTGTTTTCTACTAAGGAGACGACATTACTGCTACATTGCAATTACTGTTCGCAGTATTGCTGTTGCCATGTTGGACCCCGGACATGACgtagacaaggtaggtgaggtaatatcttttattggatcaacttatGTTGGTGGaaggacaagcttttgagctgcaccgagctcttcctcaggtctgcaGCAGTTAATTAGCGTGTCCAAGCTAAAAACAAGATGGGACAGACTGCAAAAGAGGTTCACTCTTAAAGAAACACTATTTTTATGGCCCATTACAATAGTTATAAGACACCCTGCTGACTACTAACCCTCCATTATCCCACCACTGAAGAGGTGTTAATTGGCCATTATAGGCCACTTCATTTTCAGTGATTTCCCACAATGTGCCCAagttacaagcctttgaaaaaatcatATTTCACACATGCTTAATAGAGACTTAgaatttagcagctaaaatctccaaaggtTCGGTCTTTACTGGCATGCACCAGCACCTCACAGATCCTGGTGCCTGTTCACATGTGAGATGACAAGCTACTGCTGCTATCAGTTATTCCATTAACTCAGATGTCTGTGCAGTTGCATAGGGAATCTTAATTCTagcaattcctaacttctgagtgcttgactttacaacctcaATAACGTTCctttcaagtgtttttttttctgtgtaatcAAGTATATATACTGAAGGTTGTTTTCACAGTCACTGTGATTGTAATGTAAATATACTTCACTTAATGCAGAAACAAGATAAAAGACTTCCTGAAAAGGACTTCTTGGTGCTTCCATATTTATTAATTCCTTACTACTAAAAAACCTTAAAAACTGAGACACCCAAGtaaaacaataatacaaataatcctTTACTGCTTAtgggctaaaagaaaaggagtacttgtggcaccttagagactaaccaatttatttgagcataagctttcgtgagctacagctcacttcatcggatgcatactgtggaaagtgtagaagatctttttatacacacaaagcatgaaaaaatacctccccccaccccactctcctgctggtaatagcttatctaaagtgatcactctccttacaatgtgtatgataatcaagttgggccatttctagcacaaatccaggttttctctccccgcccacacacaaacccactctcctgttggtaatagcttatctaaagtgaccactctccttacaatgtgtatgataatgaagttgggccatttccagcacaaatgggcTATACCTATACTTGTGAGGACACGGGAGGAAGAGGATAGAAATTCATGGTTTGTTCTGACCCTCTTTGCCTCTCCAGCCCTGCTTTCCTGTCTGTATTCTGTACCTTGTAAGGTAGACTGGCCTGGCCGTTAACTGTCATAAACCTGTAGTGACATGCTCGGAACCATCCATGTCAGTGAACCAGTGATGTTACCCAGtgttttcagaacccaaaactgtggtaacttaactgtttcactccaggcagcgtcaggaataaatcaatgagAACACAGCAATTCCATCTGATAAATTATTGATATAAGCGTGCTTTTATGTAAATCTATGATTTATTAGATattaagcacacacagacataagcaataggtttggAACATCCCAGATATAGTTACCCACAATCTGAGATGATTTTGAGTAATCACCAATCGGACTTCCAGGGGCCCTCTTTCTGTCTGGCAGATAGGGAGTTTAGACATCAGCTCCTTTCCCAAAGAAAAGCTCCCTCAGACTGCTCCGAGGTATTTACTTTTACCCAATCTTTTATAGCTAACTCTAACAAAGCACTTAAGTTATAGTGACTCCTAGTGGGTCAGCATAATAATCTCTACTGGGTCCTCAATTCTCCTAATTTCAACAAACTACTCATTAGCTCAAAACATTTCTGGTATTTCTAGCCATAACAACAATATGTCAGGGGCACCTAAAAACCAAGGTCGCTATTCACTCACTTTCCTCCATAACTTTCTatcccatcctcccattctgattaacaAACTGCAAGCGTGCAGCTGTCTGACCTTGTCTCAAAAAGGCCTAAGATTATTCCTAGCTATGTGATACTTGGttttcagctggcagtggctgaacGTACATTATGGCTGACTGCTGTACTGTCAAGTTCTGGGGTACATGCATGAATGTCGAATTCTGGGGCAACAGTGGCACAATAGGGAATGGGCTCTTTCCTGAAACCAAGACTATTTATCCAACTTTTACTACTCTATGAATGAAACTCCAGCTGTTTCCCTTTTGTCTTTGCAGTTGTGTTCTCCTCTATATGCTGACGTTACTTGAAATGTACCTCTTCCCTTGGAGATTCTTTCAAATATTGGCATACTTCCTCTTCCACTGAACTCGTCCCCGAGACCAATCAGAGCTTCCTTCACAATCTCATATCCATACAGCACCACAACACGTACTGAGCCAAAGTATATTGTGAAAATTGGGCCATATTTTGCACTGAGCTGTGAAAGTTTAACACAAAAGACAGTAAGTTTGAACTTAGATCCACTTAATTACAAATAAGAATGTGTGTAGATCAAATTACAAACTGATGAAAGTGCTCTCATGCCACTGAGCTAATACTAGGCAAGTTTACTACTGATCACCATGCAGACTTGGCCATttcagcccagatcctccaaggtacagtgtttaggagcctaactccattgatttctatgAGAGTTAGATGCCTACATATCTTAGAGGATCTGGGACTTCCTGATCTTTCAGTGCTTCACTTTATCTTaatacatttttgacatttttcccTATAGATGTGTTAGTGCCTTCCAAAGATAATTCTATATGTGTTATACAATTACCTCATTATAAGAGCAGACTACATTAATATGGGGCCTTTAAATAGTGATCTTGAGTGCTATGTAAAAATGACACTTCTAACACCACAGAAATGCTGCCTGCGTTTATTCAGTCATGTCAGCTGATTTTATAATGACAGGACAGAGTTTCCCTTTGTTTTACTCTtgtcagccctgcagagccaaggACAGAGAAAAGTGAGATTCTGTTTCCCGTTTACATCACCAGCAGAATTACTGTTCAATTTCCAATTGATTACACCTCTGCAAATAAATGGACAAACACATCTGTATCTCAGGGCATGATGAGAAGAGAATAAAGGTGAACAGCTGTGACTGGGGGCAACATTTGTCCTGTACAACCTCATTATTTGTGATGGTTTGCGAGAAGGAAAGAATCCAGCCTGTCTGTCCAATCCCAGGCTGTGCTTGCTGAGCTGGCTAAAATGCCAGAACATGGGACACTACAACGTCATTTCTTCAAAGCTAATCTGCAGTTTCTGCCTTACCATCGTTTTGTGATGTAGGCAAATATCATGAGagcaattttacagatggggaaattaaggcagagagagattaagcaTGGTACCCAAAAGCACACCTGGAGTCTGTAGCAGaggtaggaacagaacccaaggcACCTGACTGCCATTTCCTTACATAACACAGTAGACCCCACCCTGTTATAATTTGTACCCATCGCAGGCAGCTACAGGGGGCACTCTGGATTACTTGTGAATAAGACCCCTCTAAGAAGACCAGTATATTATCCTGAACAGTTTACATCTAGCATCCACAATTGATTGTTTAGTGGAAAAAATGAGTCAGAAATTTGAGATGAGTGACATGGAATTGCCACCATGCTAGGCTTGTGCCAGGCTCTGCTTAATGTCCACCTAAAACCCCATAACTGATACCAAGAAAACACCCTTACCTCCTCCACATGTTTGGGCAAGTTCTTCATATTCAGCTGCAGTGTGTTCCCTATGATGGGAAAAGCTACAGGCCCAGGAGGCAGCCTCCCGCTTCCAGACACCTTTCTCCATGCCAAAAGGAAAAGAAGCGAAGGGATACAAATCACCAGGAAAACAGCTGTTGCTTCCAGAGTTTCCATTGCAGAGTGCAGCAGTTATTCTGGATTCTGGCAggataaaagaaaggaaaagtagaTCCTCGCTTTTTATATTGTATACAGCAAAAGTGGGTGCAAGCAATTAGCAAATAGGAGCTGTCAGTTCCTCTGAATTAACAAGATAACCTCTGGACTAACAAAGGTGACCGGAGTCATCATACTAGGAATGAACTCCTTTGAATTTTATGAATATATCATCTCCATTTGCTCATGTGGTCACTGACCGAGCATGAAAATTAATCATAAACTGAATCTCTGTAAAACTGCCCAAACCATCCTGAAatcctcctttctccccactcATGTGGTTAATG encodes:
- the LOC102941838 gene encoding cytochrome P450 2H2 isoform X2 translates to MEKGVWKREAASWACSFSHHREHTAAEYEELAQTCGGGIVFSNGEQWKQLRRFALTNLRNFGMGKKSIEERIQEETHFLVERLRNTHGRPFDPTLFLTHAVSNVICSIIFGDRFDYEDKKFVTLISLVQENDKLQRSPWTALYVFFPTFMDYIPGPHQALFKNAQEFRRFVLERVKMHKESLDPNCPQDFIDAFLIKMKEEHKNVQSEFNVESLVRSTVELFIAGTGTTSITLKYGLLILLKYPEIEEKVHEEIDRVIGQSRSPCMADRSQMPYTDAVVHEIQRFFTFAPLGVPRAVTRDVHLKQYLIPKGTTIFPSLKSVLYDSREFPNPEQFNPGHFLDENGAFKKSDFFMPFSAGKRICVGEGLARMELFLLLTTILQNFTLKPVVDPKYIDITPKSSFMSNAPKSYQLCVLPR
- the LOC102941838 gene encoding cytochrome P450 2H2 isoform X1; amino-acid sequence: METLEATAVFLVICIPSLLFLLAWRKVSGSGRLPPGPVAFPIIGNTLQLNMKNLPKHVEELSAKYGPIFTIYFGSVRVVVLYGYEIVKEALIGLGDEFSGRGSMPIFERISKGRGIVFSNGEQWKQLRRFALTNLRNFGMGKKSIEERIQEETHFLVERLRNTHGRPFDPTLFLTHAVSNVICSIIFGDRFDYEDKKFVTLISLVQENDKLQRSPWTALYVFFPTFMDYIPGPHQALFKNAQEFRRFVLERVKMHKESLDPNCPQDFIDAFLIKMKEEHKNVQSEFNVESLVRSTVELFIAGTGTTSITLKYGLLILLKYPEIEEKVHEEIDRVIGQSRSPCMADRSQMPYTDAVVHEIQRFFTFAPLGVPRAVTRDVHLKQYLIPKGTTIFPSLKSVLYDSREFPNPEQFNPGHFLDENGAFKKSDFFMPFSAGKRICVGEGLARMELFLLLTTILQNFTLKPVVDPKYIDITPKSSFMSNAPKSYQLCVLPR